From a single Coriobacteriaceae bacterium genomic region:
- a CDS encoding glycosyl hydrolase — MAAYFEQVLGGIYDNHVLPFLWLKGEARETITEYLEQIAGADIREVCLESRTHPDFCRDGWWSDLRFIIGECKRLGLKIWLLDDAHFPTGYANGALAGDGVDPALKKTVLKHRTITVVGPQPSTTIKLGNLMDPTERFVGAAAFDAAGAPLDLALAVEHGDDGAPARLRFDAPAGVTTIELYITSQKTGFRDEYINMVDAASCHVLIDAVYEPTFEHLGDEFGKTILGFFTDEPGFMNEKGTTLDDASTSSFIGRNDLALPWSDELARRLHDALGENWLTKLHGLWTREANGAQVRHAYMDLATQLYRSCFDEQIGDWCRAHGIMHIGHVIEDKSCHTRLGQGAGHYFRAVAGQGMAGVDVVINQLAPGIDRGRYSYFHGAWNMEFFTYALAKLGSSAARLDPKKQGRCMAEVFGAFGWHEGLREMKWIADHMLVRGINWFTPHAFSMAPFPDWDCPPHFYAHGNNPQWPHFGQLMRYMNRTATLLSEGAAARPVAILYHADAEWAGNAMPVERVAAELTRAQIDFDFVPAEAFENEERYEVSIADGMLAVNGCRYQAFVMPGASFIGAATAEEVRRMMAAGVTVLAADEVPGALYDADGAADLDGLTATPLADVADALADAGLQTVVTDRPQPWLRALRYERAGETYVMLVNEHPRESICCTVSLPQDKCLCGTRLDLLNSTKPVALDGVLELAPYESCVVVLEASGAIEPADCTDTSTRATLALDISHPWTVALSPAGSDGTFGEPQKLEQLCDLTAEQFPGVCGTFRYRTSFELADDLAHTVIDLGDVYEVATLTLDGQTLGTRICPPYRFATGTLAAGTHELTIDVINTLDHAIPDIFALTEPVAPSGVLGPVTLRGQNLPK, encoded by the coding sequence ATGGCGGCGTATTTTGAGCAGGTGCTTGGCGGCATCTACGACAACCACGTGCTTCCGTTCTTGTGGCTCAAGGGCGAGGCGCGCGAGACGATCACCGAGTATCTGGAGCAGATCGCTGGGGCGGACATCCGCGAGGTCTGCCTGGAATCGCGCACGCATCCCGATTTCTGTCGCGACGGCTGGTGGTCTGACCTGCGCTTTATCATCGGCGAGTGCAAGCGCCTGGGGTTAAAGATCTGGCTGCTCGACGACGCCCACTTCCCCACAGGCTATGCCAACGGCGCGCTTGCGGGCGATGGCGTCGACCCCGCGCTCAAGAAAACCGTGCTCAAGCATCGCACGATTACGGTCGTTGGTCCCCAGCCGTCCACGACTATCAAGCTCGGTAATCTCATGGACCCCACCGAGCGCTTTGTGGGCGCAGCGGCTTTTGATGCCGCCGGTGCGCCACTCGATCTTGCGCTTGCTGTTGAGCATGGTGACGATGGCGCACCCGCCCGCCTGCGTTTTGACGCCCCCGCCGGCGTCACCACGATCGAACTCTACATCACCAGCCAAAAGACCGGCTTTCGCGATGAGTACATCAACATGGTCGACGCCGCCTCGTGCCACGTGCTCATCGACGCCGTCTACGAGCCCACGTTTGAGCATCTGGGCGACGAGTTTGGCAAAACGATCTTGGGCTTCTTTACCGACGAGCCCGGCTTTATGAACGAGAAGGGCACCACGCTCGACGATGCCTCTACCAGCAGCTTTATCGGGCGAAACGACTTGGCGCTGCCGTGGTCGGACGAGCTTGCCCGCCGCCTACATGATGCGCTTGGCGAGAATTGGCTTACCAAGTTGCACGGCCTTTGGACGCGCGAGGCAAACGGCGCCCAGGTTCGCCACGCCTATATGGACCTTGCTACGCAGCTCTACCGCAGCTGCTTTGACGAGCAGATTGGCGATTGGTGCCGCGCGCACGGCATTATGCACATTGGCCACGTGATCGAGGACAAGAGTTGCCACACGCGCCTGGGCCAGGGCGCCGGACATTACTTCCGCGCGGTCGCGGGGCAGGGCATGGCTGGCGTGGATGTGGTCATCAACCAACTTGCCCCCGGAATTGACCGCGGGCGCTACAGCTACTTCCACGGCGCATGGAACATGGAGTTCTTTACGTACGCGCTCGCCAAGTTGGGATCTTCGGCAGCGCGCCTCGACCCCAAAAAGCAGGGGCGCTGCATGGCCGAGGTCTTTGGCGCCTTTGGCTGGCACGAGGGCCTGCGCGAGATGAAGTGGATCGCCGACCATATGCTCGTCCGCGGTATTAACTGGTTTACGCCGCACGCGTTTAGCATGGCGCCCTTCCCCGATTGGGACTGCCCGCCGCACTTTTACGCGCACGGCAACAACCCGCAATGGCCGCACTTTGGCCAGCTCATGCGCTATATGAATCGCACGGCGACGCTCCTTTCGGAAGGCGCTGCCGCTCGCCCCGTCGCCATTCTGTACCATGCCGACGCCGAATGGGCCGGCAACGCCATGCCCGTCGAGCGCGTGGCGGCCGAACTCACGCGCGCGCAGATCGACTTTGATTTTGTGCCGGCAGAGGCTTTTGAGAATGAGGAGCGTTACGAGGTTTCGATTGCCGATGGAATGCTGGCTGTTAACGGCTGTCGCTACCAGGCGTTTGTCATGCCAGGCGCCTCGTTTATTGGCGCGGCTACAGCGGAAGAGGTGAGGCGCATGATGGCCGCGGGTGTCACGGTGCTCGCTGCTGACGAAGTGCCCGGCGCTCTTTATGACGCGGATGGCGCAGCCGATCTGGACGGGCTTACGGCAACGCCACTTGCCGATGTGGCGGACGCGCTGGCAGACGCGGGGCTGCAGACCGTTGTGACCGATAGGCCACAGCCCTGGCTGCGCGCACTTCGCTACGAGCGTGCCGGCGAGACCTACGTCATGTTGGTCAACGAGCACCCACGTGAAAGCATTTGCTGCACGGTTTCGCTTCCGCAAGACAAGTGTCTTTGCGGAACGCGCCTCGACCTGCTGAACAGCACCAAGCCCGTTGCGCTTGACGGCGTGCTGGAGCTGGCGCCTTACGAGAGCTGCGTTGTTGTTCTGGAGGCAAGCGGCGCAATCGAGCCCGCGGACTGTACCGACACGAGCACACGTGCAACGCTCGCCCTCGACATCAGCCACCCCTGGACCGTTGCCCTCTCCCCTGCCGGCAGCGATGGAACCTTTGGCGAGCCGCAAAAGCTCGAGCAGCTGTGTGACCTCACGGCCGAGCAGTTCCCCGGCGTATGTGGTACGTTCCGCTATCGCACGTCGTTCGAGCTGGCCGACGACCTCGCCCACACCGTCATTGACCTAGGGGATGTCTACGAAGTCGCAACGCTCACGCTCGACGGACAAACGCTCGGCACGCGCATCTGCCCACCCTATCGCTTTGCGACAGGCACACTTGCCGCCGGCACGCACGAGCTCACCATCGATGTCATCAACACGCTCGACCATGCGATTCCCGACATCTTCGCCCTCACCGAGCCCGTCGCGCCCAGCGGTGTCCTCGGCCCCGTTACCCTTCGCGGGCAAAACCTGCCAAAATAA
- a CDS encoding MurR/RpiR family transcriptional regulator yields the protein MDIKRKITEAQGLTPTEQQLGISALAMGGEIRGLPIKEFAARTNVSVASVHRFCKKLGLEGFKDLKVELIRLATEAGNRRDVDINFPFDATSTPAQVMERMEGLYQTTLAETQELLDPAQLDHAAKLIAKARQVDIYTGSHNLYPAGMFHDRLLSSGKSATCYSSTEAQVRTALASDSGNVAIVISYSGLAPNLKEILPILSSRHVPVIVIGTPYCARLHPGFAAYLTVSDHESMTHRITQFASHIAVQYVLDSLYSSYFAKDYARCAEFLERSFPYTRLPGLK from the coding sequence ATGGATATCAAACGCAAGATTACCGAGGCGCAGGGCCTAACCCCTACCGAGCAGCAGCTCGGCATCTCGGCCCTTGCCATGGGCGGGGAGATCCGTGGACTACCCATTAAGGAGTTTGCTGCCCGCACCAACGTTTCGGTCGCGAGCGTGCACCGCTTTTGCAAAAAGCTCGGCCTCGAGGGCTTTAAGGACCTCAAGGTCGAGCTCATCCGCCTGGCGACCGAGGCGGGCAACCGCCGCGACGTGGATATCAACTTTCCCTTCGATGCCACGTCCACGCCTGCACAGGTTATGGAACGCATGGAAGGGCTCTACCAGACCACGCTGGCCGAAACACAGGAGCTGCTCGACCCCGCGCAGCTCGACCACGCCGCCAAACTGATCGCGAAGGCACGGCAGGTCGATATCTACACCGGCTCGCACAACCTCTATCCAGCGGGGATGTTCCACGACCGCTTGCTTTCGTCCGGCAAGAGCGCCACATGCTACAGCAGCACCGAGGCCCAGGTGCGCACGGCGCTCGCCTCGGATTCCGGCAATGTGGCGATCGTAATCTCCTACAGCGGCCTTGCGCCCAACCTCAAGGAAATCTTGCCGATCCTCAGCAGCCGACATGTTCCCGTCATTGTCATCGGCACACCTTATTGTGCGCGCCTGCACCCCGGCTTTGCCGCCTACCTCACGGTGAGCGACCACGAGAGCATGACGCACCGCATCACGCAGTTCGCCAGCCACATCGCCGTGCAATACGTGCTCGATTCGCTCTACAGCAGCTACTTTGCCAAAGACTACGCCCGCTGCGCCGAGTTCCTAGAGCGCTCGTTCCCCTACACCCGCCTCCCCGGCCTCAAATAA